A portion of the Micromonospora tarapacensis genome contains these proteins:
- a CDS encoding ComF family protein — protein MLGELWADLADLVLPARCAGCRSNRSGLRHGVCPDCVTALRELRPGPVRPVPAPPGLPPCHALGAYGGPLREALLAYKEHGRHALARPLGALLAEVVAAAVGPVRPVLLVPVPDTPAAARARYGDHLARLTRHCGRRLRGAGWPVRVGHPLRASPRPDSVTLDSAGRAAAAVTAFRARPGIGPAPRGSYVVLLDDILTTGATLAAVSHVLAGHGLSPAVAAVLAATEKRHKQ, from the coding sequence GTGCTTGGCGAACTCTGGGCGGACCTGGCCGACCTGGTGCTGCCCGCCCGGTGCGCCGGCTGCCGGTCCAACCGGTCGGGGCTGCGGCATGGCGTCTGCCCGGATTGCGTGACCGCGCTGCGCGAGCTGCGCCCCGGCCCGGTGCGGCCCGTTCCGGCACCGCCGGGGCTGCCGCCCTGTCATGCGCTCGGGGCATACGGCGGGCCGCTGCGGGAGGCACTGCTGGCGTACAAGGAGCACGGCCGGCACGCCCTGGCCCGCCCGCTCGGCGCGTTGCTCGCCGAGGTCGTCGCGGCGGCGGTCGGCCCGGTGCGCCCGGTGCTGCTGGTGCCGGTGCCGGACACCCCGGCGGCGGCCCGGGCCCGCTACGGCGACCATCTCGCCCGGCTGACCCGGCACTGCGGCCGCCGGCTGCGAGGCGCCGGTTGGCCGGTGCGGGTGGGTCACCCGCTGCGCGCGTCGCCGCGACCGGACTCGGTCACGCTGGACAGCGCCGGCCGGGCAGCGGCGGCCGTGACCGCGTTCCGGGCCCGGCCGGGCATCGGGCCGGCGCCCCGGGGGTCGTACGTGGTGCTACTGGACGACATCCTCACCACCGGAGCCACCCTGGCGGCGGTGAGTCACGTGCTGGCCGGGCACGGGCTCTCGCCAGCGGTGGCGGCGGTGCTGGCCGCGACCGAGAAAAGGCACAAGCAGTGA
- a CDS encoding LpqB family beta-propeller domain-containing protein: MRRRLLTGVLGGVLVLAVSAGCGIPDRTEVQVEQRGPAAEANWSLGRGTEPPTREASGSDAEAFVRNFLAAAAGEPDRAYDRVKRFITAAERAGLPEKQGSEVALSVVRLTDKPVIEPDVDSMKVTITVQQVGLLRANGMLVPPLATESTYEFRLVSAAPAVEDAGFYVSDPPNVLLLSDEALRRYYQSESIYFWSSDRTRLVPDQRYLASAVPAERRVSEVIRWLTAGPSEWLRVGVVALPDRTEMINNATGSDGRWEVNLDMPGADEQRLEQLGTQLAWSLPELDGTLEIKILNQSRKVVDLGEQRRSNELYAIDPNARRYCVYDGAIHSLTAASEPTGLMPVAAEVNHDIVTAALRRADDDVLAALVVAGGDGRQQLAVGRGTGVVESLLRGPAKHTVIGRPVWIRSDGGPPSGLVVADGHLYRFDGQASMRQVQLGLPGRVGAVAAALDGQRVALVVDGVLHVAAINWEGGVPAVGPVRRLATSLTNVTAVEWWAENRLLVAGSVGRPAIYDVSVDGALETPLREDTGSQVNHLAAYPTTQLSPLAGSFMYEANGVAYRSNPFERITRDQVENVTPPPAGESPGNPTAPVFLY; the protein is encoded by the coding sequence GTGAGGCGGCGGCTGCTGACGGGTGTGCTCGGTGGGGTTTTGGTGCTGGCCGTGTCCGCCGGCTGCGGCATCCCCGACCGCACGGAGGTGCAGGTCGAGCAGCGCGGGCCGGCCGCCGAGGCGAACTGGTCGCTCGGGCGGGGCACCGAGCCGCCGACGCGGGAGGCCAGCGGCAGCGACGCGGAGGCGTTCGTGCGGAACTTCCTGGCCGCCGCGGCCGGCGAGCCGGATCGGGCGTACGACCGGGTCAAGCGGTTCATCACGGCCGCCGAGCGGGCCGGCCTGCCGGAGAAGCAGGGCAGCGAGGTGGCGCTGTCGGTGGTGCGGCTCACCGACAAGCCGGTGATCGAGCCGGACGTCGACAGCATGAAGGTCACCATCACCGTGCAGCAGGTCGGTCTGCTGCGGGCCAACGGCATGCTGGTGCCCCCGCTGGCCACCGAGTCGACCTACGAGTTCCGGCTGGTCAGCGCGGCTCCGGCCGTCGAGGACGCCGGCTTCTACGTCAGTGACCCGCCGAACGTGCTGCTGCTCAGCGACGAGGCGCTGCGCCGCTACTACCAGTCGGAGTCGATCTACTTCTGGAGTTCCGATCGCACCCGGCTCGTGCCCGACCAGCGGTATCTCGCCTCGGCGGTGCCGGCGGAGCGCCGGGTCAGCGAGGTGATCCGCTGGTTGACCGCCGGCCCCTCGGAGTGGTTGCGGGTCGGTGTCGTCGCCCTGCCCGACCGTACCGAGATGATCAACAATGCCACCGGCTCGGACGGCCGGTGGGAGGTCAACCTGGACATGCCGGGCGCCGACGAACAGCGGCTGGAACAGCTCGGCACCCAGTTGGCGTGGTCCCTGCCGGAGTTGGACGGCACCCTCGAAATCAAGATCCTCAATCAGTCCCGCAAGGTGGTCGACCTCGGCGAGCAGCGCAGGTCGAACGAGCTGTACGCGATCGACCCCAACGCCCGGCGGTACTGCGTCTACGACGGGGCGATCCACTCGCTGACCGCGGCCAGCGAGCCGACCGGCTTGATGCCGGTGGCCGCCGAGGTCAACCACGACATCGTCACCGCGGCGCTGCGTCGCGCCGACGACGACGTCCTGGCCGCCCTGGTGGTGGCCGGCGGGGACGGGCGGCAGCAGCTGGCCGTCGGCCGTGGCACCGGGGTGGTGGAGAGCCTGCTGCGCGGGCCCGCCAAGCACACCGTGATCGGCCGTCCGGTCTGGATCCGCAGCGACGGCGGCCCGCCGTCGGGGCTGGTGGTCGCCGACGGTCACCTGTACCGCTTCGACGGCCAGGCGTCGATGCGCCAGGTGCAGCTCGGCCTGCCCGGCCGGGTCGGTGCGGTGGCGGCGGCCCTGGACGGGCAGCGGGTCGCGCTCGTCGTCGACGGTGTGCTGCACGTCGCCGCCATCAACTGGGAGGGTGGGGTGCCCGCGGTCGGCCCGGTCCGGCGGCTGGCCACCTCCCTGACCAACGTCACGGCGGTGGAATGGTGGGCGGAGAACCGCCTGCTGGTGGCAGGCTCGGTCGGCCGTCCGGCGATCTACGACGTCAGCGTCGACGGTGCCCTGGAGACCCCGCTGCGGGAGGACACCGGCAGCCAGGTCAACCACCTGGCCGCGTACCCCACCACCCAGCTGTCCCCGCTGGCCGGGTCGTTCATGTACGAGGCCAACGGGGTCGCCTACCGCAGCAACCCGTTCGAGCGGATCACCCGCGACCAGGTCGAGAATGTGACCCCGCCACCGGCGGGGGAGAGTCCGGGCAACCCCACCGCGCCCGTCTTCCTGTACTGA
- the mtrB gene encoding MtrAB system histidine kinase MtrB: protein MTASPLPDLDPTSRRRGAVWELWRGVDARASRLLAGLHQTWRRSLQVRVVTITLVASSLLVGGFAYLIADKITNILLDNAKTDVQLRLLNGAEYAAKQFSLYSQPQEAQLQETIDGTVNYLAGGDPQQNSGVVVALTAENWPGVIEPRTSPAANVRPLISPELRAAVADGNVANQIRTGRLTGDTDTKYLVYGSPVPTRFGQVELYYFVPLTLQDATAGQARATVVATGIALVLLLGLLAALVTRLVVIPVRVAARTAQRLSAGLLDQRMAVNGEDDLALLAASFNQMATNLQRQILRLEEMSRLQRRFTSDVSHELRTPLTTVRMAADLIFAERDEFDPAVARSAELLQAELDRFEELLTDLLEISRFDAGFAVLDAEPTDLVPVVHRVVDRLSGLAERVGVAIELDVPTAPVIAEIDPRRVERVLRNLVGNAVEHGEGRPVRITLGMDETAVALTVRDHGVGLKPGEEKLVFNRFWRADPSRARQTGGTGLGLSISLEDARLHGGWLEAWGASGQGAQFRLTLPARAGDRLTTSPLRLVPADATLPFGGAPAEGLLAIGPGLGGTLAVGPAPAAGQHAEVGS, encoded by the coding sequence GTGACCGCCTCCCCGCTTCCGGATCTTGACCCGACCTCCCGCCGGCGTGGTGCCGTGTGGGAGCTGTGGCGTGGGGTGGACGCTCGGGCGAGCCGGTTGCTCGCCGGGCTGCACCAGACCTGGCGCCGCTCGTTGCAGGTGCGTGTGGTGACCATCACCCTGGTGGCCTCCAGCCTGCTCGTCGGTGGGTTCGCCTACCTGATCGCAGACAAGATCACGAACATTCTGCTGGACAACGCCAAGACCGACGTCCAGTTGCGGCTGCTCAACGGCGCGGAGTACGCGGCGAAGCAGTTCAGCCTGTACAGCCAGCCGCAGGAGGCCCAGCTCCAGGAGACCATCGACGGCACGGTCAACTACCTGGCCGGGGGTGACCCGCAGCAGAACAGCGGGGTGGTGGTGGCGCTCACCGCGGAGAACTGGCCCGGGGTGATCGAGCCGCGCACCTCACCGGCGGCGAACGTCCGGCCGCTGATCAGTCCCGAGCTACGCGCCGCGGTGGCCGACGGCAACGTGGCCAACCAGATCCGCACCGGCCGGCTCACCGGCGACACCGACACGAAGTACCTGGTCTACGGGTCGCCGGTGCCGACCCGGTTCGGTCAGGTGGAGCTCTACTACTTCGTACCGCTGACGCTGCAGGACGCGACCGCCGGCCAGGCGCGGGCGACCGTGGTGGCCACCGGGATCGCCCTGGTGCTGCTGCTCGGCCTGCTCGCCGCGCTGGTCACCCGGCTGGTGGTGATTCCGGTGCGGGTGGCCGCCCGCACCGCCCAGCGGCTCTCGGCCGGCCTGCTCGACCAGCGGATGGCCGTCAACGGCGAGGACGACCTGGCCCTGCTCGCCGCCTCCTTCAACCAGATGGCCACCAACCTGCAACGGCAGATTCTGCGGCTGGAGGAGATGTCGCGGCTGCAGCGCCGGTTCACCTCGGACGTCTCGCACGAGTTGCGCACCCCGCTGACCACGGTGCGGATGGCCGCCGATCTGATCTTCGCCGAGCGCGACGAATTCGACCCGGCGGTCGCCCGTAGCGCCGAGTTGCTCCAGGCCGAGCTGGACAGGTTCGAGGAGTTGTTGACCGACCTGCTGGAGATCAGCCGGTTCGACGCCGGGTTCGCGGTGCTCGATGCCGAGCCGACGGACCTGGTGCCGGTGGTGCATCGGGTGGTGGACCGGCTGTCCGGGCTGGCCGAGCGGGTCGGGGTGGCCATCGAGCTGGACGTGCCGACCGCCCCGGTGATCGCCGAGATCGACCCGCGGCGGGTCGAACGGGTGCTGCGCAACCTGGTCGGCAACGCCGTCGAGCACGGCGAGGGTCGGCCGGTGCGGATCACGCTCGGGATGGACGAGACCGCCGTCGCGCTGACCGTCCGCGACCACGGCGTCGGGCTCAAGCCGGGCGAGGAGAAGCTGGTGTTCAACCGGTTCTGGCGGGCCGACCCGTCGCGGGCGCGGCAGACCGGCGGGACCGGTCTCGGACTGTCGATCAGTCTGGAGGACGCGCGGCTGCACGGCGGCTGGCTGGAGGCGTGGGGGGCGTCGGGTCAGGGTGCGCAGTTCCGGCTCACCCTGCCGGCGCGCGCTGGTGACCGGCTGACCACCTCGCCGCTGCGGCTGGTGCCGGCGGACGCCACGCTGCCGTTCGGCGGGGCGCCCGCCGAGGGTCTGCTGGCCATCGGCCCGGGCCTGGGCGGCACGCTCGCGGTCGGCCCGGCGCCGGCGGCGGGACAGCACGCGGAGGTGGGTTCGTGA
- the mtrA gene encoding MtrAB system response regulator MtrA, producing MRARVLVVDDDPALAEMLGIVLRSEGFMPSFVADGERAIAAFRDNRPDIVLLDLMLPGMSGIDVARAIRAESGVPIVMLTAKSDTVDVVLGLESGADDYVVKPFKPKELVARMRARLRRGEDAAPELLTIGPPGNEIAIDVPAHTVSRNGEEVKLTPLEFDLLVALARKPRQVFTREVLLEQVWGYRHAADTRLVNVHVQRLRAKIEPDPERPEVILTVRGVGYKAGTG from the coding sequence ATGAGAGCCCGGGTACTGGTGGTCGACGACGACCCCGCGCTCGCCGAGATGCTCGGCATCGTGCTGCGTAGCGAAGGCTTCATGCCCTCCTTCGTGGCGGACGGAGAACGGGCAATTGCCGCGTTTCGGGATAATCGTCCCGATATCGTGCTGCTCGACCTCATGCTGCCCGGAATGAGCGGTATCGACGTGGCGCGAGCGATCCGGGCCGAGTCCGGCGTGCCGATCGTCATGCTCACCGCCAAGAGCGACACGGTCGACGTCGTGCTCGGTCTGGAGTCGGGGGCCGACGACTACGTGGTGAAGCCGTTCAAGCCCAAGGAGCTGGTGGCCCGGATGCGGGCGCGGCTGCGGCGGGGCGAGGACGCCGCGCCCGAGTTGCTCACCATCGGCCCACCGGGCAACGAGATCGCCATCGACGTGCCGGCGCACACCGTCAGTCGCAACGGCGAGGAGGTGAAGCTGACGCCGCTGGAGTTCGACCTGCTGGTCGCGCTGGCCCGCAAGCCGCGTCAGGTCTTCACCCGGGAGGTGTTGCTGGAGCAGGTCTGGGGGTACCGGCACGCGGCGGACACCCGGCTGGTCAACGTGCACGTGCAGCGACTGCGTGCCAAGATCGAGCCGGATCCGGAGCGACCGGAAGTCATTCTCACCGTGCGCGGCGTGGGCTACAAGGCGGGCACCGGATAG
- a CDS encoding DUF4129 domain-containing protein, which produces MSFSRWWTETTAELGDHVPLPVALLLLVLATVLAASGWYTFPAWLPHRPPRRRPAGPARPAPVPSTPPTVRDPQPAPMPAATRSVADRLAAEGRYAEAIRERLRAMLHDLAERHLVRLQPGMTVSEVVAVAAANRPPTGPSLAAAASIFSEVWYAQRPATAEHDRRMRDHAARMRQLLAGGPADRHGPPATTSGPSAAAGNEPPGPAHGPAPAVGDGPPGVSGTVLP; this is translated from the coding sequence ATGAGCTTCAGCCGGTGGTGGACCGAGACCACCGCGGAACTCGGCGACCACGTCCCGCTGCCGGTGGCCCTGCTGCTGCTGGTGCTGGCCACGGTGCTGGCCGCGTCCGGCTGGTACACCTTTCCGGCCTGGCTGCCGCACCGGCCGCCCCGGCGGCGTCCCGCCGGGCCGGCCCGGCCGGCACCGGTTCCCAGCACGCCACCGACCGTCCGCGACCCGCAGCCGGCTCCGATGCCCGCCGCCACCCGTAGCGTGGCCGACCGGCTGGCCGCCGAAGGGCGCTACGCCGAGGCGATCCGCGAGCGGCTGCGCGCCATGCTCCACGACCTGGCGGAGCGCCACCTGGTGCGGCTGCAACCGGGCATGACCGTCAGCGAGGTCGTCGCCGTGGCCGCCGCCAACCGCCCACCGACCGGCCCATCCCTGGCCGCCGCCGCGAGCATCTTCTCCGAGGTGTGGTACGCCCAACGACCGGCCACGGCCGAACACGACCGCCGGATGCGCGACCACGCCGCCCGGATGCGGCAGCTGCTGGCCGGTGGACCCGCCGACCGCCACGGGCCACCGGCCACGACCAGCGGTCCGTCAGCCGCCGCCGGCAACGAGCCACCCGGCCCGGCCCACGGCCCAGCACCGGCCGTCGGCGACGGCCCGCCCGGGGTATCCGGGACGGTACTGCCATGA
- a CDS encoding DUF4350 domain-containing protein, translated as MIARRPRRRHRVVVPLLLGALLLGVTLVTREIDQPDQTGAGFLSPVATGDDGGSRLAASLARRGIEVRRETDTVRALLATRPGPSTLFIPAPALLHPRSVNYLGLLPAGTRLVLVDPPRRVLVAAGLPLRPAGRRWAARAVAPHAVDRPCPLAELAPAATAAVTRQRYAATGPAGHVDLCYSAGLARVPGPAESVVVGASDPFRNGRIDEWHNQTFATGLLATSGRVVWLDLDGPAPPPPEPSSAPTSQLTEPTGDGYDEPADRDELGGDGRPMPMASRPAGDASGSGGPDGNSPNPLWSAFPPWFWAVLLQLTLAALLIAVGRARRLGPPAPEPLPVTVPAAETVLGRARLYQRAGARESVAQALRAAARSRLARRLHLPADTPDGGVAAAVAAGTGDRPDAIHELLYGDTPGTDRDLIELAAGLDRATRGGVATPTDAARQPPQPATPPQVTRPATDPPYPARLPRPRSEGDTE; from the coding sequence ATGATCGCCCGGCGGCCCCGGCGACGCCACCGGGTCGTGGTCCCGCTGCTGCTGGGGGCGCTGCTGCTCGGCGTCACGCTGGTCACCCGCGAGATCGACCAGCCGGACCAGACCGGCGCCGGCTTCCTCTCCCCGGTGGCCACCGGGGACGACGGCGGCAGCCGACTCGCGGCGAGCCTCGCCCGGCGCGGCATCGAGGTGCGGCGGGAGACCGACACGGTCCGCGCGCTGCTGGCCACCCGACCCGGCCCGAGCACCCTGTTCATCCCGGCACCCGCCCTGCTGCACCCGCGCAGCGTCAACTACCTGGGTCTGCTGCCCGCCGGCACCCGGCTGGTGCTGGTCGACCCGCCCCGGCGGGTGCTGGTCGCCGCCGGACTGCCGCTACGGCCCGCCGGGCGACGATGGGCGGCCCGGGCCGTCGCCCCGCACGCCGTCGACCGGCCCTGCCCGCTGGCCGAGCTCGCGCCCGCCGCCACGGCCGCCGTCACCCGGCAGCGGTACGCCGCCACCGGCCCAGCGGGTCACGTGGACCTCTGCTACTCCGCCGGACTGGCCCGGGTCCCCGGCCCCGCCGAGAGCGTGGTGGTGGGCGCCAGCGACCCGTTCCGTAACGGCCGGATCGACGAGTGGCACAACCAGACCTTCGCCACCGGGCTGCTCGCCACCTCCGGCCGGGTGGTCTGGCTCGACCTGGACGGACCCGCACCACCCCCGCCCGAGCCGAGCTCCGCCCCCACCTCGCAGCTGACGGAGCCCACGGGCGATGGCTACGACGAACCCGCCGACCGGGACGAGCTGGGCGGCGACGGGCGGCCGATGCCGATGGCCTCCCGACCGGCCGGCGACGCGTCCGGTTCCGGCGGGCCGGACGGGAACTCGCCCAACCCGCTCTGGTCCGCCTTCCCGCCCTGGTTCTGGGCGGTGTTGCTGCAACTCACCCTGGCGGCCCTGCTGATCGCCGTCGGGCGGGCCCGGCGCCTCGGCCCGCCCGCGCCCGAACCGCTGCCGGTGACCGTGCCCGCCGCCGAGACCGTGCTCGGCCGGGCCCGCCTCTACCAGCGGGCCGGCGCCCGGGAGAGCGTGGCACAGGCGCTGCGGGCCGCCGCCCGCTCCCGGCTGGCGCGCCGGCTGCACCTGCCGGCCGACACCCCCGACGGCGGGGTCGCCGCCGCGGTGGCCGCCGGCACCGGCGACCGGCCCGACGCCATCCACGAGCTGCTCTACGGCGACACCCCGGGCACCGACCGCGACCTGATCGAGTTGGCCGCCGGGCTGGACCGGGCCACCCGTGGTGGCGTGGCGACGCCGACCGATGCGGCCCGGCAACCGCCGCAGCCCGCCACGCCACCGCAGGTCACCCGCCCCGCGACCGACCCGCCGTACCCGGCCCGGCTGCCGAGGCCGCGATCCGAAGGAGACACCGAGTGA